ATCCGTACCATGTCCTTGTCCAGGCGTGCCTTGCCCCAGGGGGCCCGGGTTTTATTCATTGATGATTTTATGAAAGCCGGCAGCACGGCTCACGCCGTGATGAAACTGATGGAGGAATTTGACGCCCGGGTGGTGGGTGCCGGGTTCCTGATAGCGACTGCCTGGCCGGAAGAAAAACTGATTACCGATTACGTGGCCCTGTTGTCCCTGGAGGAAATAGACGAGCACCGCGGCAAAGTAGTGGTCAGGCCCTGTTAAACCGGGCCGGGAGAACCGCCCTTCGTCGACAGCTAACCTTGGATTCTTTACAAGAACCAAGGTTTTTTATGTATAGAACAAGAAAAAATTGTTAAAATTATCAATGAATAGCAGGAATTTGATGGCAATAGGTAGAATCTCAAGAGGACAACGCTGGTTTCTTTATGACAGAAGGGTGGTGAGCAGGTGAATATCACGGATGTCCAGGTGAGAAAGGTCAACCCGGAGGGTAAAATGAAAGCCATCGTCTCGGTAACCTTTGATGATGCCTTCGTGGTGCATGACGTCAAGGTGGTGGAAGGGCAAAACGGTCTCTTTGTCGCTATGCCCAGCAGGCGTACTCCCAGCGGGGAATTCCGGGACATTGCCCATCCCATTTCCCAGGCAGCTCGCAACGTCATCCAGGAAGCAGTTCTCAAAGCTTACATGGCATATAAAGAGGCGATTTAATGGAAGGAGCGCAAGCTCCTTTTTTCATTGCCGCAACCTTGCCAACGGGTCGCATAGAGTGTAAGCTATAAAGGGGTTTAATAATAGAAGGGATGATCTGTGAAGATGACTAAAACGGCAGCGGTGATTTTAGCTGCGGGCAAAGGAAAGCGCATGCATTCCCGCCGGCCCAAGGTGCTGCATTTATTGGCAGGCAAACCGCTGGTACGGTATGTGGTGGATGCGGCTCAAAAAGCCGGTGTTTCGCAAGTGGTGCTGGTCATCGGCCATGGCGGTGAGGAAGTAAAAGCCGCTTTGGGGGAAGGTTTTGACTACGCCTGGCAAAGGGAGCAATTGGGTACAGGTCATGCCGTTATGCAAGCTATGGACGCCCTTGCCCCGGATGTGGAACAGGTGGTGGTGCTGTCCGGTGATGTGCCGCTTTTGACGGGGACTACTATTCAAGCACTCCTGGATGAATTCGTGAAAACCGCAGCCAAAGGGGCGGTATTAACCGCTTGCCTGGCGGATCCCACGGGTTACGGGCGGATTATCCGCCACGACGGTAACCTGGTGGAAAGAATTGTAGAGCACGGGGATGCCTCCCCGGAAGAATTGGCCATTCAGGAAATCAACAGCGGGATCTACTGCTTTGACAGGGCAGTGCTGGCGGAATGCTTGCAATTCCTCAAGCCGGATAACGTGCAGGGGGAGTATTATCTAACCGACGTGGTGCAGGTCATGCGCAGCCGTGACCTGCCGGTGGTGGCTTATCGAGTTCAGGATTCCCGGGAGATTATGGGTATTAATAACCGGGTTCAATTAGCGGAAGCGGAAAGCATTATGCGGCAGCAGATCAACACGAGGCTTATGCTGGCGGGTGTGACCATGCTTGACCCCGTTACTACCTACATTGAGGCCGGGGTGGAAGTGGGGCCGGACACGGTGATCCATCCCTTCACCATCTTGCGGGGGAAGACCCGCATCGGCAGGGGTTGTACCATCGGGCCCCAGGTCAACATGCTGGACACCGTCGTCGGAGACGAAGTAGAAATCAGGTATACCGTCACCGAAGAAGCACAAATTGGGGATCAGGCCAAAATAGGGCCTTTTGCCTATCTCAGGCCGGGTACGGTGCTAGGTCGCGGTGTGAAGGTAGGAGATTTTGTCGAAATCAAGAAATCTATGATTGATGAAGGCAGCAAAGTACCGCACCTGACGTATATCGGCGATGCCGTCATCGGCAAGTCGGTGAATGTGGGTGCCGGAACTATTACCTGCAATTACGACGGCAAAGCAAAACACCAAACGGTTATTGAAGACGGGGCTTTTATCGGCAGCAACAGCAACCTGGTGGCACCCATCAAGATAGGTGCCAATGCTTATGTGGCAGCAGGTTCTACTTTAACCGCCGACGTACCGGCGGAGAGCCTGGCGGTGGCCAGGGAGCGGCAAAGAAACATTCCCGATTGGCACAACAAAAGAAGAGCGGGACAAGATTAAGGATGGAGGATGAACATGGCTGGGGCACATCAGAAATTCAAGATTTTTACCGGTAACGCAAATCCCGGTTTGGCGGCGGAGATCGCGGAGTATCTTGGTGTGGAGCTGGCAGCGGCGAGAGTCTCCAGGTTCAGCGACGGTGAGATCAGTATCAATATCAATGAGAGTGTACGCGGGGCCGATGTGTACATCGTGCAGCCCACTTGCTATCCCGTCAATGAGAACTTGATGGAGCTCTTGATCATGATTGACGGTGTGAGACGGGCTTCGGCCCGGCGCATTACCGCCGTCGTACCTTATTACGGTTACGCCAGGCAGGAAAGAAAGAGCCGCGCGAGAGACCCCATTTCCGCTAAATTGGTGGCTAATCTGATCGTGGCCGCCGGGGCCCGGCGGCTGCTGACCATGGACCTGCATGCCAACGCGATTCAAGGTTTCTTTGATATCCCGGTGGATCACTTGCCGGGCGGGCCTATCTTAAGCCAGTATTTTATCAACAAAAAGCTGACTGATGTGGTGATTGTATCCCCCGATATCGGCGGCGTGACCCGGGCGAGGAACTTTGCCGAACGGCTGGGGGCGGAAATTGCCATTATCGACAAGCGCAGGCCTGCTCCCAATGTGGCGGAAATCATGAACGTGATCGGCAATATTGCCGGCAAAACGGTGATCATGATTGACGACATTATCGATACCGCGGGCACCATTACCCAGGGAGCGGAGTTCTTGATGGCGCAGGGGGCCAAGGAGATTTACGCCTGCTGCACCCATGCTGTGTTATCCGGACCGGCGGTGGAGCGGCTGAACAAATCCCCCATTAAGGAAGTGGTGGTGACTAACACCATTCCCCTGCCCGAGGAGAAAAAATCTCCCAAAATTAAGGTGTTGTCCGTCGCACCCCTTTTGGGAGAGGCTATCATTCGTATTCACCAGGACTTGTCGGTCAGCAAACTTTTTGATTAGACGAGTCTTGACTTTCATCATCTTGCGCCGTTGGCGTAGGAGAGCCGGAGCCGGTGGGTTCCGGCTTTTCTTTTTGGGGTTTCCCGGCCGGGGCGGCGGGCGGTTCTTCTTCCGTTTCCCCAGTAAACTTCTCCACGGATTTATAGATGGATTCCCCTAGTTTTTTCGTGGTTTCCTTGGTTTGCTGCCATACTTTGAGGCTGGTTTCTTTCACGGTTTTGGCCGTTTCCGATAAGGGGGACTCCTCCTTGCAGATGGCCTCGGTGTCTGACTTGACAATAACGGCGCTTTTACCTATAGTGGTAATGACGCAGCCCTTAATCACGGTTTTGCCGTGCATTAAATTGTCCAACAGGCTGTTGCCCAGCTCCAGCCCGTTGATTTTACCGGTGGCCGGGTCAAAGAAGAATTCTTCCACGGTGCCCAGGTAATTCCCGTCTTCGGTCAGCACTTTCGCCCCCAGCACGCGGGGGGAACGCCGGAATAATGTAGCCAGGTGGGGAGATTGATTGACCCGTTCACAGGCACCGGAGTCCTTCACCGTCACGGCATAATCTCCAAAACTGGTAATATGCTCAAAGGGGATGAGGCGCGGTTCGCGAAAGATGCCTTTACGGTAATCTAAAATCAAAGCAGCCAGGGCGATAGCCTCCGGGTCGATGACGACACCTTGAACCTTGCCTAATTCTTCTCCGTCGTTTAGGGATATGACCGGCAAGGCGAACAGCCTTTTACTTCGATACATGGTTCTCCCTCCTTTTCTCCCGTTAAAATCTATGCCACAAAGCCGATTATTATGCTAATTTTTGGAACATACTTTTAAACAGGTTGTACTGGTTGTGCCAAAAAACCTTAAGGAGGTAGGTCTGTATGGAAGTTGTCACGGTAACAGCGGAAAAGAGGTCGGTACTGGGCAAAGGGGCTGTCAACAGGCTGCGTCGTCAAGGGTTTGTACCGGGCATTCTCTACGGGGAGAAATGCGGCAATGTACCGGTGGCCATTGACGAAAAGGAGTTCCGGAAGGTGGAACTGGGAACGGGTAAAGTATTCAAAGTGGTGGTAGCCGGCGAGCAAGAACACAGCGTAATCGTCCGGGAAATGCAGCGAGATCCTGTTTCCCGGCGTCTCACCCATGTGGATTTGCTGGAAGTATCCATGAATGAACCCATCGAAGTGATTGTGCCCATCAGAATCGAGGGCGAGGCCAAGGGTGAAAAAGTTGGCGGCGTGCTCCAGCACGGCCTCAGGGAAGTGGAAATCAAATGCCTGCCTAAGGATATTCCGGAGGCCATAACGGTGGATATCTCCGCCTTGGATATCGGTGACTCCATCAAGGTGGAGGACCTGGTGCCCCCGGCAGGGGTGACCGTTTTGACGGAACCGGACCAGCTGGTGGTGACCGTCATTGCCGCCCAGCATGCCGAGGCAGTGGAGGAGGAAGGCGAAGGAGCCGCTCCGGAGGCAGCGGAAGCTCCCGCGGCGGAGTAGCCTCTATCGATATAGATGTGATTGGGAAGGAAGGGGTGACCCTTCCTTTCTTTGATTCTTGAAAGGCATAGATTTGCCTAAACTTGGACAAACTAAGGCGGTGGAATAATAAGCCAAGGGTGTGTCCGACGTGAAGAAGCCTAAGAAGATCCGGCGGGAAGCGGCCCGGGAACCCTACGAAGGCAACCGGCATGAGGAGCAAATAGCGGATCTCGAGTTGTGGCCTGATCTGGATCATAATATCGCCGTGCTGAAGGGCCGGCTGGGGGGCAGCCCCGACATCATCTTTCATGAATTGCTCATCGGGTTGGATGAAATCCGGGCCTGCCTGGTTTATACCGACGGTTTGATTGACCGGACCGTCGTCACCCAGGACATCATGGGTGCTCTCCAACTGGGGATTCCCCTCTTGGAAGCGGAAACGGGCCGCTCGATGCTGCTGGAGGATTTAATCAAAAGACTGAAAACCAGGGCCATCCAAAGCGGTGAAATCAAAAAAGAAAAGCGGGTTAAAGATTTAATCGGCGCTGCTCTGGGCGGCGGGGTGGTGCTCCTGGTGGAAGGCTGTGCCGAGGCCCTGATCATCAGTGCACCCGGTTGGCCCAGCCGCGGCATCGACGAACCCAGTACCGAAGTCCTCATCCGGGGACCCAGGGACGGTTTCAGTGAAACCCTGCGCTCAAACACGGCTCTATTAAGGCGCCGCATCAAAGACCCGGGGCTCAGGATCGAAAGCCTGAAGCTGGGGGAGCGTTCCCAAACGGAAGTAGCCATCTGCTATATCTATGATATCGTCAGCCTGGACGTGCTGGAGGAAGTGCGGAAAAGACTTAGCAAAATCAATATTGACGCCATTTTGGAAGGCGGCTATGTGGAACAGCTCATCCAAGACAGCTACTGGTCTCCCTTTCCCCAGGTCCAGTACACGGAAAGGCCCGACAAGGCCGCGGCGGCGGTGCTGGAAGGCCGGGTGGTGATCCTGGTAGACACTACGCCTTTCGCTTTAATTGTCCCGGCCACCTTTGTCCAGTTTTTCCAGAGCCCGGAGGATTATTACGAGCGCTGGATCATCGGCTCCTTGACCAGGGTAACCCGGTATATCGCTTCTTACATGGCGGTCTTTATTCCCGGTTTGTACGTGGCGGCGGTGGCTTACCATCCCGGGTTGATCCCCATTAAACTGGGGCTGGCCATTGCCGCCTCCAGGGAAGGGGTGCCGTTTCCCATCTTTGTGGAAGTGCTGCTGATGGAGGCCGCTTTTGAATTCCTGCGGGAAGCAGGTGCCAGGCTTCCCAAGGCCATCGGCCAGACCATCGGCATTGTGGGCGGTCTCATTATCGGCGATGCGGCGGTGCGGGCCAACATCACCAGCCCCATTTTGGTGATCATGGTGGCGACCACCGCCATCGCCTCCTTTGCCATTCCTTCCTACAGCCTGGGGATCGGTTTTAGAATGCTGCGCTTTCCGGCGATTATCCTGGCAGGGGTGCTCGGTATATACGGGGTAGTCCTGTCATTCATCCTGATCAACATCCACATGGTGACCCTGAAAAGCTTCGGCATAAATTATTTGTCGCCCTTTACCCCTTTCCTGTTCAGCGACTGGAAAGATTTGGTGATCCGTATGCCCTGGCGCACTTTCATCAAGCGGCCCGTTTACACTAAACCCCAGGATTTGGTGCGCCAGCAAGTGAACCCGCAAGAGGGTGATGCAAATGAAAGCGACGGCAATTAAAGATGTGCTTACCAGCAGGCAGCTGCTGGTGATCCTGACCACGGTGACCATGGCCATGAATAGTTTTACCGCACCCAGAACCGTAGCTCAACAGGCCGGCCGGGACGGGTGGCTGTCCATGATCCTGGCCGGCGTGTGGAGCATGCTGGTGGCGGTGACGGCAGTGCGGCTGGCAAGTCTTTTCCCCCGCCAGTCGCCCAATGGGTGGATCCCGCAGCTTTTGGGACAATGGGTGGGGAAATTGTTTATTTCCTTCTACATCCTCTTTGTTCTCCTGTCGGCAGCCTGGACCCTGCGGGTGTTTTCCGATGTCCTGAGAATATACTTACTGCCCAGCACCCCCGCGGAAGTCGTCATCTTTTCCTTGCTGTTGTGCGTGCTCTATGTGGCCAGCTACGGGATCAATCCCATGGCGCGGGTGACTGATATCCTTTTTCTGGTTGGAATAGTCCCGGGATCAATTTTAATAGTTGCCTTTCAAACGGATAAGAATCTGGGAGAACTGCTGCCGGTGATGGCGGAGGGTTTCCTGCCGGTGGTGCAGGGTATCATGCCCGCCCTGCCTCTTTATCATGGTTGGATGACCGCTATTTACTTGGTGCAGTTCATGGATACCCCTAAGGAAGCCACCCGCGCCGTGGCCGTGGCCCTGGCCGCGCTGGCACTGTTTTTTACCTCGGGTTACGTTTTGGCTATTGCTACCTTTGGCCCTTTGGAACTACAATACTTGTTGTACCCGGTGGTGGAACTGGTGCGGGAAATGGAAGGGATCAAAGGTTTCATTGAAAAGCTGGATTTGCTGTTTCTCATTGCCTTTATCATCGGTAGTTTTGTTTCGGTGACCTTTACATACTACGTGTCTGCTCTGGCCGCCTCCCAGTTCTTCAAGCTGCGGGATCATCGTCCCCTGCTCTTCTGCCTGTTACCCCTGCTTTATTTCCTGGCCCTGTTGCCCAGCTGCTACAAGGCGGCGGAACAGCTGGGAGAATGGGTCAG
The genomic region above belongs to Clostridia bacterium and contains:
- a CDS encoding ribose-phosphate pyrophosphokinase, with the protein product MAGAHQKFKIFTGNANPGLAAEIAEYLGVELAAARVSRFSDGEISININESVRGADVYIVQPTCYPVNENLMELLIMIDGVRRASARRITAVVPYYGYARQERKSRARDPISAKLVANLIVAAGARRLLTMDLHANAIQGFFDIPVDHLPGGPILSQYFINKKLTDVVIVSPDIGGVTRARNFAERLGAEIAIIDKRRPAPNVAEIMNVIGNIAGKTVIMIDDIIDTAGTITQGAEFLMAQGAKEIYACCTHAVLSGPAVERLNKSPIKEVVVTNTIPLPEEKKSPKIKVLSVAPLLGEAIIRIHQDLSVSKLFD
- the glmU gene encoding bifunctional UDP-N-acetylglucosamine diphosphorylase/glucosamine-1-phosphate N-acetyltransferase GlmU, which gives rise to MTKTAAVILAAGKGKRMHSRRPKVLHLLAGKPLVRYVVDAAQKAGVSQVVLVIGHGGEEVKAALGEGFDYAWQREQLGTGHAVMQAMDALAPDVEQVVVLSGDVPLLTGTTIQALLDEFVKTAAKGAVLTACLADPTGYGRIIRHDGNLVERIVEHGDASPEELAIQEINSGIYCFDRAVLAECLQFLKPDNVQGEYYLTDVVQVMRSRDLPVVAYRVQDSREIMGINNRVQLAEAESIMRQQINTRLMLAGVTMLDPVTTYIEAGVEVGPDTVIHPFTILRGKTRIGRGCTIGPQVNMLDTVVGDEVEIRYTVTEEAQIGDQAKIGPFAYLRPGTVLGRGVKVGDFVEIKKSMIDEGSKVPHLTYIGDAVIGKSVNVGAGTITCNYDGKAKHQTVIEDGAFIGSNSNLVAPIKIGANAYVAAGSTLTADVPAESLAVARERQRNIPDWHNKRRAGQD
- a CDS encoding spore germination protein → MKKPKKIRREAAREPYEGNRHEEQIADLELWPDLDHNIAVLKGRLGGSPDIIFHELLIGLDEIRACLVYTDGLIDRTVVTQDIMGALQLGIPLLEAETGRSMLLEDLIKRLKTRAIQSGEIKKEKRVKDLIGAALGGGVVLLVEGCAEALIISAPGWPSRGIDEPSTEVLIRGPRDGFSETLRSNTALLRRRIKDPGLRIESLKLGERSQTEVAICYIYDIVSLDVLEEVRKRLSKINIDAILEGGYVEQLIQDSYWSPFPQVQYTERPDKAAAAVLEGRVVILVDTTPFALIVPATFVQFFQSPEDYYERWIIGSLTRVTRYIASYMAVFIPGLYVAAVAYHPGLIPIKLGLAIAASREGVPFPIFVEVLLMEAAFEFLREAGARLPKAIGQTIGIVGGLIIGDAAVRANITSPILVIMVATTAIASFAIPSYSLGIGFRMLRFPAIILAGVLGIYGVVLSFILINIHMVTLKSFGINYLSPFTPFLFSDWKDLVIRMPWRTFIKRPVYTKPQDLVRQQVNPQEGDANESDGN
- a CDS encoding endospore germination permease; this encodes MKATAIKDVLTSRQLLVILTTVTMAMNSFTAPRTVAQQAGRDGWLSMILAGVWSMLVAVTAVRLASLFPRQSPNGWIPQLLGQWVGKLFISFYILFVLLSAAWTLRVFSDVLRIYLLPSTPAEVVIFSLLLCVLYVASYGINPMARVTDILFLVGIVPGSILIVAFQTDKNLGELLPVMAEGFLPVVQGIMPALPLYHGWMTAIYLVQFMDTPKEATRAVAVALAALALFFTSGYVLAIATFGPLELQYLLYPVVELVREMEGIKGFIEKLDLLFLIAFIIGSFVSVTFTYYVSALAASQFFKLRDHRPLLFCLLPLLYFLALLPSCYKAAEQLGEWVSYGGLALDLLVVALVVLAWYKMRKGGLGTHGE
- a CDS encoding 50S ribosomal protein L25/general stress protein Ctc gives rise to the protein MEVVTVTAEKRSVLGKGAVNRLRRQGFVPGILYGEKCGNVPVAIDEKEFRKVELGTGKVFKVVVAGEQEHSVIVREMQRDPVSRRLTHVDLLEVSMNEPIEVIVPIRIEGEAKGEKVGGVLQHGLREVEIKCLPKDIPEAITVDISALDIGDSIKVEDLVPPAGVTVLTEPDQLVVTVIAAQHAEAVEEEGEGAAPEAAEAPAAE
- the spoVG gene encoding septation regulator SpoVG, with product MNITDVQVRKVNPEGKMKAIVSVTFDDAFVVHDVKVVEGQNGLFVAMPSRRTPSGEFRDIAHPISQAARNVIQEAVLKAYMAYKEAI